The following are from one region of the Mesotoga sp. UBA6090 genome:
- a CDS encoding site-specific DNA-methyltransferase: MTELNMTESEKHEIIELVKQGKPLPKEYIYKLYADDEDFFLFWNGRNETVTNAVLPFHSIEHIDEPRKEVEPQQATLFDTTGRQLKGWTNKLIWGDNKLILSSLVNGPMREEIEKQGGLKLIYIDPPFAVGADFSYNITVNDEDVTKQQSIIEEIAYRDTWGRGISSYLSMMYERLKLMHQLLAEDGSIYVHCDWRLTHFLKLILDDLFGITSYKNDLRWKRQPPRGAKAIASQFARSSDSILFYTKDDNYIWNPQFKEYDKKYIDSKFKPDESGRLFRIDTIGTYSEKSIEEFRKKGLIYDYPSGKIGLIRYLDEAKGEPISDVWLDINEVNSQALERLDYPTQKPEALLERIIKASSNEGDLVADFFCGSGTTAAVAEKLGRKWVACDLGRFAVHTTRKRMIQVQRELKKDGKPYRAFEVLNLGKYERQFFMGMYNAKNIGAIHESPLQDAKYEKYINLILEGYSAQGVQGHKYLHGKKAGRFVHVGPLSVPVTKTLVEEVFEECRQNQITQVDILGFEFEMGLVPYIKDELRQKGVDIRLRYIPREAFDKRAVEKGQVKFYDVAYVQAKPHIKGKTVQIELTNFTTYYTQDDLEELEKTLKKGRSKVVIENGQITKLTKDQNGILQREVLTKNWVDWIDYWSVDFDYEDKKEIIQIKEDGEVSEVWTGNYIFENIWQSFRTKKNQKIELVTTPHTYEKNGKYKAMVKVVDILGVDTSHVVEIEIK, from the coding sequence ATGACAGAATTGAATATGACTGAATCTGAAAAACACGAAATCATTGAATTGGTAAAACAGGGCAAACCCCTGCCCAAGGAATACATTTACAAACTCTACGCCGACGATGAGGACTTTTTCCTGTTCTGGAACGGGCGCAATGAAACCGTGACCAACGCAGTTCTGCCCTTTCATTCCATCGAACATATTGACGAACCTCGCAAGGAAGTTGAACCGCAGCAGGCGACCCTGTTTGACACCACGGGCAGGCAGCTCAAGGGCTGGACCAACAAACTCATCTGGGGCGACAACAAACTGATTCTTTCTTCTCTGGTGAACGGCCCCATGCGGGAAGAGATTGAAAAACAGGGCGGTCTGAAACTGATTTACATCGACCCGCCCTTTGCCGTCGGCGCGGACTTTTCTTACAACATCACCGTGAACGACGAGGATGTGACCAAACAACAGTCCATTATCGAAGAGATCGCCTACCGCGACACCTGGGGACGCGGTATTTCATCCTACCTTTCCATGATGTATGAACGGCTGAAACTGATGCACCAACTGCTGGCAGAGGACGGGAGTATTTATGTGCATTGTGATTGGAGGCTCACACATTTTTTGAAATTAATATTAGATGATTTATTTGGCATAACATCTTACAAAAATGATTTGAGATGGAAAAGACAACCACCGAGGGGTGCCAAAGCAATTGCAAGTCAATTTGCACGGTCATCAGATTCAATTCTATTTTATACAAAAGATGATAATTATATTTGGAATCCACAATTTAAAGAATATGATAAAAAATATATTGATTCAAAGTTTAAACCAGACGAATCAGGAAGGTTATTCAGAATAGATACAATTGGCACTTATTCAGAAAAATCGATTGAAGAATTTCGGAAAAAAGGTCTCATTTATGATTATCCATCAGGAAAAATTGGTTTGATAAGATATCTTGACGAAGCAAAAGGAGAGCCTATATCTGATGTATGGTTAGACATAAATGAAGTGAACTCTCAAGCATTAGAAAGGTTAGACTACCCCACCCAAAAGCCCGAAGCCCTTTTGGAGCGCATCATCAAAGCAAGCAGTAACGAGGGCGATCTGGTTGCCGATTTTTTCTGCGGCAGCGGCACCACCGCGGCGGTGGCGGAAAAGTTAGGCAGAAAGTGGGTCGCCTGCGATTTGGGCAGATTTGCCGTTCACACCACCCGCAAGCGCATGATTCAAGTGCAGCGGGAATTGAAAAAAGACGGCAAGCCCTACCGCGCCTTTGAGGTTTTAAATCTTGGCAAATACGAACGGCAGTTCTTCATGGGAATGTATAATGCAAAAAACATAGGGGCGATTCATGAATCGCCCCTACAGGATGCCAAATACGAAAAATACATCAATCTGATTTTGGAAGGTTATTCCGCCCAGGGGGTGCAGGGGCACAAATACCTGCACGGCAAAAAAGCGGGGCGCTTTGTGCATGTGGGACCGCTTTCCGTGCCCGTCACCAAAACGCTGGTGGAAGAGGTTTTTGAAGAGTGCCGCCAGAATCAGATTACCCAAGTCGATATTCTAGGCTTTGAGTTTGAGATGGGTCTGGTGCCCTATATCAAAGACGAATTAAGGCAAAAGGGCGTGGACATCCGCCTGCGCTACATCCCCAGAGAAGCCTTTGACAAACGGGCTGTGGAAAAAGGACAGGTAAAGTTTTACGACGTGGCTTATGTGCAGGCCAAGCCGCATATTAAAGGCAAAACCGTTCAAATCGAACTGACCAATTTCACCACCTATTACACGCAGGATGATCTGGAAGAGCTGGAAAAGACGCTTAAAAAGGGCAGATCCAAAGTGGTAATCGAAAACGGGCAGATCACAAAACTTACCAAAGACCAAAACGGCATTTTACAACGGGAAGTTCTCACTAAAAACTGGGTGGATTGGATCGATTACTGGTCAGTGGATTTTGATTACGAGGATAAAAAAGAAATCATTCAGATTAAGGAAGACGGCGAGGTAAGCGAAGTCTGGACAGGCAACTATATTTTTGAAAATATATGGCAGTCGTTCCGTACAAAGAAGAATCAGAAGATTGAACTCGTTACCACACCGCATACTTACGAAAAAAACGGTAAATACAAAGCTATGGTAAAAGTAGTGGATATTCTGGGTGTGGATACCTCACACGTAGTAGAAATAGAGATAAAATAA
- a CDS encoding DEAD/DEAH box helicase family protein, translating into MNEFHQNPFQILDPGIRWAPSQEDLEEKAYEQLIPPLVYKIRQAVKEWRDSDYSGASDTTKALLQFWFKPDGHKKNEHVFQYYFAQREAIESIIYLYEVAKARDKSDLMRFDSSGRVSTGMFPETWPRYVIKMATGSGKTKVLSLALVWSYFHKLYEAESDLSRNFLIIAPNIIVLNRLLKDFNDFKIFREDPLIPENDYFDRDWQNDFHLTLHIQDELKPITEEGNLFLTNIHRVYLNKDREPSLEEEFLGKKPLPDADTSKGMDLGKVLRSSKIKDLVVMNDEAHHIHDENMQWFKSIEDINNHLKLKQERSISLQIDDTATPKHSNGAIFVQTVCDYPLVEAIKQNIVKSPVLPDEASRAKLHEKTSFQFVERYKDYIHLGYIEWKKQFEELKSAKTPILFVMTLDTKEANQTKDYLEANYPEFKDSVLLIHTKKSGEISESAASKRDKEELEQLRKAADAVDEDTSPYKAVVSVMMLREGWDVRNVTTIVGLRPYGSPAKILPEQTLGRGLRKMFGMDVKEELVVVGTPAFIEFVESIKTEGVEFSYRAMGEASRSRNPIIVEIDKDNDKKDLDKLDIPMPVLSPRIYRDYKNLEDIQVDAMNIKPIALKQFSESELKEIIFTDIDGDFSHKIEFKDTLPDWRHVVGFFTQAILKESRLVSGFNILYPKVEQFIRYKLFDRSANLEAANILRNLSEVEAKQTIYGAFKKAIDDLTIKDMGSAQIRNYISLRKAKPLVADNQPYLVPQKSVFNKIIGDSQFELEFAAFLENCSDIISFAKNYQSLGFKIEYQGEDGNIHEFFPDFLIKKSESEIFIAETKGREDLDDVRKIKRLQIWCKDVNDAQNENRYVPLYIKQEVWEKHQRDLRTFGNIAQLFGI; encoded by the coding sequence ATGAATGAATTTCACCAGAATCCTTTTCAAATACTTGACCCGGGAATCCGATGGGCACCGTCGCAGGAAGATTTAGAGGAAAAAGCCTACGAGCAACTAATTCCGCCTTTGGTCTATAAGATCAGGCAGGCGGTAAAAGAATGGCGTGATAGCGATTATTCGGGAGCTTCCGACACCACAAAAGCCTTGTTGCAATTCTGGTTTAAACCCGATGGGCATAAGAAAAACGAACATGTATTTCAATACTATTTTGCCCAGCGGGAAGCCATTGAGTCAATTATTTACCTGTATGAAGTAGCAAAAGCCAGAGACAAATCTGACCTGATGCGGTTCGACTCATCGGGTAGAGTAAGCACAGGTATGTTTCCTGAAACCTGGCCTCGATATGTGATTAAAATGGCAACGGGCTCGGGAAAAACCAAGGTGTTGAGCCTTGCCTTGGTCTGGTCTTATTTCCATAAGCTTTACGAAGCCGAATCCGATCTTTCCCGAAATTTTCTCATCATCGCCCCGAACATCATCGTATTAAATCGCCTGCTTAAAGATTTCAATGACTTCAAAATTTTTAGAGAAGATCCGCTTATACCTGAAAACGATTATTTCGACCGAGACTGGCAGAACGATTTTCACCTGACCCTGCACATTCAGGATGAATTGAAACCGATTACCGAAGAAGGCAACTTGTTTTTGACCAACATTCACCGTGTGTATCTGAATAAAGACAGGGAACCTTCACTGGAAGAGGAATTTTTAGGCAAAAAGCCATTGCCCGACGCGGACACGTCCAAAGGCATGGATTTGGGAAAAGTGCTGCGCAGCAGTAAAATCAAAGACCTGGTGGTGATGAATGACGAGGCGCATCATATTCACGATGAAAACATGCAGTGGTTTAAGAGCATCGAAGACATCAACAATCATTTGAAATTGAAACAGGAAAGGAGCATCTCCCTGCAAATTGACGACACAGCCACTCCCAAACACAGCAATGGCGCTATTTTTGTGCAAACCGTGTGCGATTATCCGTTAGTGGAAGCCATCAAACAGAATATTGTTAAATCGCCTGTTTTGCCGGATGAAGCGTCGCGGGCAAAGTTGCATGAAAAGACGTCATTCCAGTTTGTGGAGCGTTATAAAGACTATATCCATCTTGGTTACATCGAGTGGAAAAAACAGTTTGAAGAACTGAAAAGTGCTAAAACGCCCATCCTGTTTGTGATGACGCTAGACACAAAAGAAGCCAATCAGACCAAAGATTATCTCGAAGCCAATTATCCTGAATTCAAGGATTCCGTTTTGCTCATCCATACCAAAAAGAGTGGTGAAATATCGGAAAGTGCGGCATCCAAACGGGACAAGGAGGAACTGGAACAACTGCGCAAAGCAGCGGACGCCGTGGATGAGGACACGTCGCCTTACAAAGCCGTGGTTTCGGTGATGATGCTGCGGGAAGGCTGGGACGTGCGTAATGTGACGACCATTGTCGGTTTGCGCCCTTATGGTTCGCCCGCTAAAATTCTGCCCGAACAGACCCTGGGCAGAGGTTTACGAAAGATGTTTGGCATGGATGTAAAAGAGGAACTTGTTGTAGTTGGCACTCCTGCCTTTATCGAATTTGTTGAATCCATCAAGACCGAAGGCGTGGAATTCAGTTACCGCGCTATGGGTGAGGCGAGCAGATCTAGAAACCCGATTATTGTGGAAATTGACAAAGACAATGACAAGAAGGATCTTGATAAACTGGATATCCCCATGCCCGTGCTGTCGCCCCGCATCTACAGGGATTATAAGAATTTGGAGGACATTCAAGTTGATGCTATGAATATCAAACCGATTGCCCTGAAACAGTTTAGCGAAAGTGAATTAAAAGAAATCATCTTTACAGATATTGACGGTGATTTCTCTCATAAAATAGAGTTTAAGGATACTCTGCCTGACTGGCGGCATGTGGTTGGATTTTTCACGCAAGCCATCCTAAAGGAAAGTCGTCTAGTGAGCGGGTTCAACATTCTCTATCCCAAAGTGGAACAGTTTATTCGCTACAAGTTGTTCGATAGATCCGCAAACCTTGAAGCCGCGAATATCTTGCGGAACCTTTCCGAAGTGGAAGCAAAGCAGACAATCTACGGCGCTTTCAAGAAGGCGATAGACGATTTGACCATAAAAGACATGGGTTCTGCGCAAATAAGAAACTATATTTCCCTGCGTAAAGCCAAACCGCTCGTGGCGGACAATCAGCCCTATCTGGTGCCGCAGAAGAGCGTATTTAATAAAATCATTGGTGACAGTCAGTTTGAACTGGAATTTGCCGCGTTTCTGGAAAATTGCTCGGATATCATTTCTTTTGCCAAAAATTATCAGTCGTTGGGATTTAAAATCGAATACCAGGGCGAAGACGGCAATATTCATGAGTTTTTCCCCGATTTCCTGATTAAGAAAAGCGAAAGCGAAATTTTCATCGCCGAAACCAAGGGAAGGGAAGATCTGGATGACGTACGTAAAATCAAGCGCTTGCAGATTTGGTGTAAAGATGTCAACGACGCGCAGAATGAAAATCGATATGTTCCGTTGTACATAAAGCAAGAGGTATGGGAAAAGCATCAAAGAGATCTAAGAACATTTGGGAATATTGCTCAATTATTCGGGATATGA
- a CDS encoding SUMF1/EgtB/PvdO family nonheme iron enzyme, translating into MRKILLLLLLVASFTVLLCTGTPGYVAINSSDGVKILVYGVHLGTVSGGQLILSLTPGTYRLTAQKEGYEDESVFVTVQSGRSTSVNVELTQSKVIQEDISTEQKVSLGQKTGTINIYSVPFPSAKVSINGVSYGETDIKLTNFPLGKLTVKAESGGRILQNVFTLEANETIYLQANFVEGKIFRLFNVSFDFPENVEVTIDGNITKTNESVVLIGPDHRVEMKATDLSRYEPLSVKQITLTGDGSYELIPDFSEEYIDHISTIPPGELVLVEKGSFTMGDTWGDGELFETPAHKVTFTYDFYIGKYETSFEEYDDFCEATGKSSPDDKNWEREQRPVINVSWWDAIAYCNWLSEKENLPRAYDDEGNLLDEDGSITTDPSEVVGYRLPTEAEWEYAARGGNKSKGYKYAGSNSVDDVAWYDPNSGGMTQEVGWKASNELGIYDMSGNVWEWCSDMYGNYSSSAQTNPYNNSGSFPMVRGGCWQSDAKFTRVAFRFYLYPPGYTYSGLGFRIARTVN; encoded by the coding sequence ATGAGAAAGATCCTGTTGCTGCTACTGCTGGTGGCAAGTTTCACTGTGTTGCTCTGTACGGGAACTCCCGGATATGTTGCGATAAACTCTTCAGATGGAGTAAAGATCCTCGTGTATGGTGTCCACCTAGGAACGGTTTCGGGAGGACAGCTTATACTTTCACTCACACCAGGAACATACAGACTTACCGCTCAGAAGGAAGGCTATGAAGACGAAAGCGTTTTCGTAACTGTTCAGTCTGGCAGATCGACATCTGTGAATGTTGAATTGACTCAATCTAAGGTCATTCAAGAAGACATTTCTACGGAACAGAAGGTTTCTCTGGGGCAGAAGACAGGTACCATAAACATATACAGCGTCCCTTTCCCTTCGGCGAAGGTATCCATAAACGGAGTCAGCTATGGAGAGACAGATATAAAACTCACGAATTTTCCTCTAGGAAAGTTAACGGTAAAAGCGGAATCCGGCGGCAGGATTCTTCAGAACGTCTTCACGCTCGAAGCTAATGAAACCATTTATCTCCAGGCGAACTTCGTTGAAGGAAAGATATTCCGGCTATTCAATGTTAGTTTTGACTTTCCAGAGAATGTTGAAGTGACTATAGATGGGAACATCACAAAGACGAACGAGTCTGTGGTCTTGATCGGTCCGGATCACCGTGTAGAGATGAAGGCGACCGATCTATCGCGCTATGAACCTTTAAGTGTTAAGCAAATAACATTAACGGGTGATGGCTCTTATGAACTGATCCCAGATTTTTCAGAGGAATACATCGATCACATCTCCACTATTCCTCCCGGAGAGCTTGTTCTTGTAGAAAAAGGCAGTTTCACGATGGGAGATACTTGGGGCGATGGAGAACTGTTTGAAACACCTGCACACAAAGTAACCTTCACGTACGACTTCTACATAGGAAAGTATGAGACATCATTCGAAGAATACGATGATTTCTGTGAAGCCACAGGTAAAAGCAGTCCAGACGATAAAAATTGGGAAAGGGAACAAAGACCTGTAATAAACGTCAGCTGGTGGGACGCCATAGCTTACTGCAACTGGCTTAGTGAGAAAGAGAATCTTCCAAGAGCGTATGACGATGAGGGAAATCTGCTGGACGAAGATGGAAGTATAACAACCGATCCGTCGGAGGTGGTCGGATACAGATTGCCGACGGAAGCAGAGTGGGAATACGCAGCGAGGGGAGGAAACAAGAGTAAAGGGTATAAGTATGCTGGGAGTAACAGCGTGGATGATGTGGCCTGGTATGACCCTAATTCTGGAGGAATGACACAAGAAGTTGGTTGGAAGGCTTCTAACGAGCTGGGGATCTACGATATGTCTGGTAACGTATGGGAGTGGTGTTCCGATATGTATGGAAATTACTCCAGTTCTGCACAGACGAATCCGTATAATAACAGTGGTTCTTTCCCAATGGTACGTGGCGGCTGCTGGCAAAGCGATGCGAAGTTCACGCGGGTAGCGTTTCGCTTCTACTTATACCCGCCGGGTTACACGTACAGCGGCCTCGGTTTCCGTATCGCAAGGACAGTGAATTAA